The Raphanus sativus cultivar WK10039 unplaced genomic scaffold, ASM80110v3 Scaffold2868, whole genome shotgun sequence genome includes the window aaaaatcagtctcTGTCATTTTACTTCTTTCTCACGCTTACCCTAGGCTTTTCGGGTATTCAACTTCTCGTTCTTCATCTCGGAGGATGGCTTCCCCAAACGAAAACGACGAAGTTTCCATTGCAGAAGCAACATCTCGTGCTCACACCAGGGCTTTCAATTTCAAGAACCGTAGCGTTTCCCTTTCAGATTCAACTTATTCAGTTGACGGATGTGACAACTCAAAGGTGGCTTTAGGCTACACAGTCCCTATTCGAACACAGAGAAGACCACCTGGTCCTCATAGACCTGAGTCTCTCTTTCCTCCTTCTACTGAACCTCCTGATTCCTCCTCTATAGTTGATGTTCCATTTGAAGATGAATCCGCCTTGAAAAATGGAAATCTCTTGAAGTCTGGACAACTAGGGATGTGTAATGAACCTTGCTGTACCACTTGTCCTTCTTACTACAACCACCAAGCTGCTGAATTTCACACTTCCATAGTTTCTGACTCCAGGGTATGTATGCTTCTACTTAGCTTGAGGCCCAAGTATGTGTGTGACATAACTGATACAAGTGTCTTTGTcgttgtctctttttttttttgtttagttccaCACTGCTCTGTATGATGATGCTAGAGGTTGGGCTAAGCGATTTGCTTCCTCTGTTAGTAGATGCGTACCTGGAATCATGAATCCTCATTCAAAATTCGTACAAGCCTGGACTAGATTCCTAGCTTTTTCATGCTCGATGGCTATTTTTATAGATCCCACCTTCGTCTTCCTCTTATTAATCCGACATGTATATATGCTTCCCTCTCTTTCCCTATCAGTCTCATGTTTAACTGTATACGATTTTCATGAGTTTGAGAACACTACAGGACAACAAATGCATAGAGATTGATTGGAGTAAGACTAACATACTTGTGTCTCTTAGAAGTATGTTTGATATTATATTCTTCATTAACATTCTGCTTCAGGTATGTCTCCTTTGCTCTCGTCTCAGTCTTATGTAAAGAAATGATTTGCTTTAATTATTCTTCTTTTCATATTTGTGGCAGTTTCGAATGGCCTATGTAGCTCCTGAGTCTAGAATAGTTGGTGCTGGCCAGTTAGTTGATCATCCAAGAAAAATTGCTCTCAATTACTTGCGAGGCAAGTTTTTTCTTGACATGTTCATAGTGTTGCCCATTCCACAGGTTTTGTAATATCAACCCTTGAAATATTTCTTTGAGTATTGTCGACTCAGAGATGTTTCGTTGTCTTACAGTATATTTCACCTTTGTTTTCAGATAATGATTCTATCGATATTACCAGCACACTTGGGCACATCCACGGCAGGATCTGAGAGACACATTATACGCAGCACATTTCTAGTACAATACATTCCAAAGTTATATaggcttcttcctcttcttgctGGCCAAACACCGACCGGCTTCATATTTGAGTCGGCTTGGGCTAATTTTGTTATTAACCTTCTAACCTTCATGCTTGCTGGTCATGCTGTTGGATCTTGCTGGTATTTTTCAGGACTTGAGGTATATAAAGTCAGTATGTATGTTTTCAAAACTCCGAGTAGTTTTACtgattcttctctctctctctctcttctttggtCTTTCCAGAGAGTAAAGAAGTGCTTGTTGCATGCTGGGAATAACTCGGTGAATGAACGTAGGAATCTTATAGATTGTGCTCGTGGGAACATCTACGCATCAGCGTCCCTACAAGCTCTCTGGAGAGATAGTCCAAGTGTCAATGCTTGTTTTCAAGAGGGTGGTTTTTCGTATGGGATCTATGTGAAGGCAGTGAATCTTACTACTCAACCTAGTATCTTCACAAGATTCAGTTACTCTATGTTTTGGGGATTCCAGGTAACGTAGGCTCTATTAGGTTGATTGATGTTTAGTATTTTAAATCACTCTTTAACTAatgtaaaactgtttttacaACTCCGAAAGCAAATCAGCACGCTTGCTGGAAACCTATCACCAAGTTACTCAGTGGGGGAGGTTTTCTTTACAATGGGTATCATTGGACTAGGGCTTTTACTTTTTGCACGGCTTATTGGTAATATGCACAACTTCCTTCAAGCTCTTGATCGAAGGTAAACATATAATCCAtcaaaaaatgtttcaaaaaaaaagaaaaaagaaaaacaattgatCCACCAAGTGAGATGATGATTTGTGTTTGTCCTGTTTTAGGAGGATGGAAATGATGCTGAGACGGCGTGACGTGGAGCAGTGGATGAGCCATAGACTGTTGCCAGAAGATATAAGAAAGTATGTGCAACTTTTCATCTCATTTGAATAGTCTTTTGGTCATAAATTTAAGTTCTCAGGCTATGTAATGGGACGGTCGATAGAACTAGCTAAGTAGTTTGTTCAATAAAATGCAGGAGGGTGCGAGAGGCAGAGCGGTTCAACTGGGCAGCGACTAGAGGAGTTAACGAGGAATTGCTCTTTGAGAATATGCCTGAAGATCTCCGGAGAGATATAAAACGTCATCTCTTCAAATTTCTCAAGAAGGTAATAAGCATAATGCAATTCACTAGTTCAGAATCCATTTCTTTTTGTGTACTTTGCAGGGAGATATAGTTCTAAAACTCACTATTAAAATACTGAGTATAGATAATAACCAATTTTCTGATACTC containing:
- the LOC108805685 gene encoding putative cyclic nucleotide-gated ion channel 19, with protein sequence MASPNENDEVSIAEATSRAHTRAFNFKNRSVSLSDSTYSVDGCDNSKVALGYTVPIRTQRRPPGPHRPESLFPPSTEPPDSSSIVDVPFEDESALKNGNLLKSGQLGMCNEPCCTTCPSYYNHQAAEFHTSIVSDSRFHTALYDDARGWAKRFASSVSRCVPGIMNPHSKFVQAWTRFLAFSCSMAIFIDPTFVFLLLIRHDNKCIEIDWSKTNILVSLRSMFDIIFFINILLQFRMAYVAPESRIVGAGQLVDHPRKIALNYLRGKFFLDMFIVLPIPQIMILSILPAHLGTSTAGSERHIIRSTFLVQYIPKLYRLLPLLAGQTPTGFIFESAWANFVINLLTFMLAGHAVGSCWYFSGLERVKKCLLHAGNNSVNERRNLIDCARGNIYASASLQALWRDSPSVNACFQEGGFSYGIYVKAVNLTTQPSIFTRFSYSMFWGFQQISTLAGNLSPSYSVGEVFFTMGIIGLGLLLFARLIGNMHNFLQALDRRRMEMMLRRRDVEQWMSHRLLPEDIRKRVREAERFNWAATRGVNEELLFENMPEDLRRDIKRHLFKFLKKVRIFSLMDESILDSIRERLKQRTYISSSTVLHRRGLVEKMVFIVRGEMESIGQDGSVLTLSEGDVCGEELLTWCLERSSVNPDGRSVKLPLKGLVSNRSVRCVTNVEAFSLSVADLEDVTSLFSRFLRSHRVLGAIRYESLYWRLRAATQIQVAWRYRRRRLHRLYTAQSTSHR